The Flavobacterium galactosidilyticum nucleotide sequence CCATAATTGCAATAAAGGCTACCACTAAAAAACTACCAGTTCCCGGACCAATAAATCCATCATAGAGTCCAACAATAAAACTAATTCCAATGGCATTGATAATTTGAGTTCTGGGGGAATGTTCTTTTTCAGCATGCTGACCAAAATTCTTTTTTGCATAGGTATAAATGACCAAGAATGACAAAACTACTAACAATAATGGTTTCATGAAATCATTACTAACATAAGTCAATAATGTAGATCCTAAAAAAGCCGAAGGAAAAGCCAAAAGCATCATAATGAGTAATAATTTCCAGTTCATATCTACCTTTTTAAGGTATTGATAAGCCGCAAATGACGTTCCACTAAAAGCAGGAACTTTTAAAGTTCCAATAACCGTGGAAACAGGCAAATTAGGCAATAAAATTAGTCCCATAGGCGTTTGTATTAGTCCACCACCTCCTACAATTGCATCTATGAATCCCGCAGCAAAAGCAGCTAAACAAAGTAAAACCAATACGTAAGTTTCCATTACTATAAGTACTATTAAATTTCCAAGTATAAACGGCAAAAATACTATTCACAATCATTTATTACTAATTAAATGAGGTCGATTTATAATCAAAAAAGTATATTTTTGCTTTTCAA carries:
- a CDS encoding sulfite exporter TauE/SafE family protein, whose translation is METYVLVLLCLAAFAAGFIDAIVGGGGLIQTPMGLILLPNLPVSTVIGTLKVPAFSGTSFAAYQYLKKVDMNWKLLLIMMLLAFPSAFLGSTLLTYVSNDFMKPLLLVVLSFLVIYTYAKKNFGQHAEKEHSPRTQIINAIGISFIVGLYDGFIGPGTGSFLVVAFIAIMGFDFLHASANAKMVNLATNFGSICLFILKGKIIWAIALPMAASNALGGWIGAKLAINKGNSFIRVFFLIVVIGTLIRFSYDVFYK